Proteins from one Mycobacterium sp. HUMS_12744610 genomic window:
- a CDS encoding beta-ketoacyl synthase N-terminal-like domain-containing protein, which produces MTNTHSADELRHWLVDYLVTNIGCSPDDIELDASFADLGVGSRDAVVLSGELAELAGRAISPVEMWQYPTINDLVEYLTNPEAQNRGAAAPEAAVVGGDEPIAVVGMGCRLPGGVDGPEALWRLLGEGRSAVGEVPAGRWGWFDDGSPESAAALAGTTRFGGFLDDIEGFDAEFFEISPREAAAMDPQQRLLLEVAHEALEHAGIRADALRRSQTGVFAGACAGEYGYLASSDLSRVDAWSGTGGALSIIANRLSYFLDLRGPSVTVDTACSSSLVAVHLACQSLRSGESAVALAAGVNLLLSPAITRSFDAAEALSASGQCHAFDAAADGFVRGEGCGVVVLKRLGDALRDGDRVWALVRGSAVNSDGRSNGLMAPNPAAQMAVLRAAYANAGVQAREVDYVEANATGTLLGDPIEARALGTVLGRGRRPEEPLLLGSVKPVLGHLDAAAGVVGLVKAVLALQRGWIPANLGFAEPNPHIPFEQLGLRVVGEALEWPVTGRPRRAGVSSFGFGGTNAHVVLEQGPEPVVVPEAAEPVVSTLVVSGKSAQRVAATAGVLAEWMDGAGAGVGLAQVAHGLNHHRARYPVFATVVARDRREAVAGLAALAAGRSAPGVVGPHAGSCRAGTVFVYSGQGSQWPGMGRKLLADEPAFAGAVAELEPVFVEVTGFSLREVLAGGESVAGIERIQPVLVGVQLALTALWRSYGIEPDAVIGHSMGEVTAAVVAGALSPRDGLRVITTLSGAAADPGGPDVPAALADLTPRRAVIPVVTADGAAPAFDAEHWASDRPNLVQVTDAVAAAGAEHGTFVEVSPHPLLTDAIGDTLAGVHHHSLGTLARDTHDTLTFHTNLNAAHTAKAPDTEHPAGPPPLLPSTPWHHTRHWVSAPRTVAREAKAAPHWTAIRDRLEAAVAPPRPGTLLGEHITVATTPPVHLWQARLAPDGAAPTVSESVLLQTLVTAATECGASAVRDVRFEDPVVVDEPQVIHVTADGESVTVSSDSAVHAGARLVHDPDAETGPAAEQPPVDVDLPEASTVALLDAALGVARGGARPVRAVGAESARLVGELAEPRGSVRVRRHGGGAAGDLVVDLVATAPGGGVCIDIRALRYTAAEPAAGQEATAPAWAELSADEVAAELGSRLRSILARELGMSASAVDVERPFPELGLDSMMAMAVLKDAKRLVGFDVSATKMWDHPTIAAMTEYLTKLIVAQHGSRRDTTERDNGADTDGSAGGVLDALFESVESGM; this is translated from the coding sequence ATGACAAATACTCATTCTGCCGACGAACTGCGGCACTGGCTGGTCGACTATCTCGTCACCAACATCGGCTGCAGTCCCGACGACATCGAACTCGACGCGTCGTTCGCCGACCTGGGGGTCGGTTCGCGGGACGCGGTGGTGCTGTCGGGCGAACTCGCCGAACTGGCCGGTCGCGCGATATCCCCGGTGGAGATGTGGCAGTACCCGACGATCAACGACCTCGTCGAGTACCTGACCAACCCGGAAGCCCAGAACCGCGGCGCCGCGGCGCCCGAGGCTGCGGTGGTGGGTGGTGATGAGCCGATCGCGGTGGTGGGTATGGGTTGCCGGCTGCCGGGTGGGGTGGACGGGCCGGAGGCGTTGTGGCGGTTGCTGGGTGAGGGCCGTTCGGCGGTCGGTGAGGTGCCCGCGGGGCGGTGGGGCTGGTTTGACGACGGTTCGCCGGAGTCGGCGGCGGCGTTGGCGGGCACGACGCGCTTCGGTGGGTTTTTGGACGACATCGAGGGTTTCGACGCGGAGTTCTTCGAGATCTCCCCGCGCGAGGCGGCCGCGATGGATCCCCAGCAGCGGTTGTTGCTGGAGGTGGCCCACGAGGCCCTCGAGCACGCGGGGATCAGGGCGGATGCCCTGCGCCGCAGCCAGACCGGGGTTTTCGCGGGTGCGTGTGCGGGTGAGTACGGGTATTTGGCGTCGTCGGATTTGAGTCGGGTGGATGCGTGGTCGGGGACCGGTGGTGCGTTGAGCATCATCGCGAATCGGTTGTCGTATTTTCTGGATTTGCGGGGTCCGTCGGTGACGGTGGATACGGCGTGTTCGTCGTCGTTGGTGGCGGTGCATTTGGCGTGTCAGAGTTTGCGCAGTGGTGAGTCGGCGGTGGCGTTGGCGGCGGGGGTGAATTTGTTGTTGTCGCCGGCGATCACGCGCAGTTTCGATGCGGCCGAGGCGTTGTCGGCGTCGGGGCAGTGTCATGCCTTTGATGCGGCTGCGGATGGTTTTGTCCGTGGTGAGGGTTGTGGGGTGGTGGTGCTCAAGCGTTTGGGTGATGCGCTGCGTGATGGTGATCGGGTGTGGGCGTTGGTGCGGGGTTCGGCGGTCAATTCCGATGGTCGTTCCAACGGGTTGATGGCGCCCAATCCGGCCGCGCAGATGGCGGTGTTGCGGGCGGCGTATGCCAATGCCGGGGTGCAGGCGCGTGAGGTCGACTACGTCGAAGCCAACGCCACGGGCACGTTGCTCGGAGACCCGATCGAGGCCCGCGCGCTGGGGACGGTGCTGGGCCGCGGGCGCCGACCGGAGGAACCGCTGCTGCTCGGTTCCGTCAAACCCGTCCTCGGTCACCTCGACGCCGCGGCGGGTGTTGTGGGGTTGGTCAAGGCGGTGTTGGCGTTGCAGCGGGGTTGGATTCCGGCGAATTTGGGGTTTGCCGAGCCTAATCCGCATATTCCGTTCGAGCAGTTGGGGTTGAGGGTTGTCGGCGAGGCGCTGGAGTGGCCGGTGACGGGTCGGCCGCGGCGGGCGGGGGTGTCCTCGTTCGGGTTTGGTGGGACCAATGCCCATGTGGTGCTCGAGCAGGGTCCCGAGCCGGTCGTGGTGCCCGAGGCTGCCGAGCCGGTGGTGAGCACGTTGGTGGTCTCGGGCAAGTCCGCGCAGCGGGTGGCGGCCACGGCTGGGGTGTTGGCCGAGTGGATGGATGGTGCCGGCGCCGGGGTGGGGTTGGCGCAGGTGGCCCATGGGCTCAATCATCATCGGGCGCGGTATCCGGTGTTCGCCACGGTGGTTGCGCGCGATCGCCGGGAGGCGGTGGCGGGGTTGGCGGCGTTGGCGGCGGGGCGTTCGGCGCCGGGTGTGGTGGGTCCGCATGCCGGGTCGTGTCGGGCCGGGACGGTGTTTGTGTATTCGGGGCAGGGTTCGCAGTGGCCGGGGATGGGTCGGAAGTTGTTGGCCGATGAGCCGGCGTTTGCGGGGGCGGTGGCCGAGTTGGAGCCGGTGTTCGTTGAGGTAACTGGTTTTTCGCTGCGGGAGGTGCTCGCCGGTGGGGAGTCGGTGGCCGGTATCGAGCGTATTCAGCCGGTGCTGGTGGGGGTGCAGTTGGCGCTGACCGCGTTGTGGCGGTCCTATGGGATCGAACCCGATGCGGTGATCGGCCATTCGATGGGGGAGGTGACCGCCGCGGTCGTCGCCGGCGCCCTGAGCCCCCGCGACGGGCTCCGCGTCATCACCACCCTGTCCGGGGCCGCCGCGGATCCGGGTGGGCCGGATGTCCCCGCGGCGCTGGCGGATCTAACGCCGCGGCGGGCGGTCATCCCGGTCGTCACCGCCGACGGCGCGGCGCCGGCCTTCGACGCCGAACACTGGGCATCGGACCGGCCCAACCTGGTGCAGGTCACCGACGCCGTGGCCGCGGCGGGAGCCGAGCACGGCACCTTCGTCGAGGTCAGCCCGCACCCGCTGCTGACCGATGCGATCGGTGACACGCTGGCCGGCGTCCATCACCACAGCCTCGGGACGCTGGCCCGCGACACCCACGACACGCTGACCTTCCACACCAACCTCAACGCCGCCCACACGGCCAAGGCGCCCGACACCGAACATCCGGCCGGGCCCCCGCCGCTGCTGCCGAGCACACCGTGGCACCACACCCGCCACTGGGTGAGCGCGCCGAGAACCGTTGCGCGCGAGGCGAAAGCGGCGCCGCACTGGACCGCGATCCGCGACCGCCTGGAGGCCGCGGTGGCGCCACCTCGCCCCGGAACCCTGTTGGGCGAACACATCACCGTCGCGACCACCCCGCCGGTGCACCTGTGGCAGGCCCGGCTGGCACCGGACGGTGCGGCACCCACCGTCTCCGAATCGGTTCTGCTGCAGACGCTGGTGACCGCGGCCACCGAATGCGGCGCGTCTGCCGTGCGCGACGTGCGTTTCGAGGATCCCGTCGTCGTCGACGAGCCGCAAGTGATCCACGTGACGGCCGACGGCGAATCCGTCACCGTGTCGTCGGATTCGGCCGTGCACGCCGGCGCCCGGCTCGTCCACGACCCGGACGCCGAGACCGGGCCGGCGGCCGAGCAACCACCGGTCGACGTCGACCTGCCGGAGGCCTCGACGGTGGCGCTGCTCGACGCCGCCCTCGGCGTCGCGCGTGGCGGGGCGCGGCCGGTGCGCGCCGTTGGCGCCGAAAGCGCCAGGCTCGTCGGTGAGCTCGCCGAGCCGCGCGGCAGCGTCAGGGTCCGCCGACACGGTGGTGGTGCCGCCGGCGACCTGGTCGTCGACCTCGTCGCGACGGCGCCCGGCGGCGGCGTCTGCATCGACATCCGCGCCCTTCGCTACACGGCGGCGGAGCCGGCCGCCGGGCAGGAAGCGACCGCGCCGGCATGGGCGGAGCTCTCCGCCGACGAGGTGGCCGCCGAACTGGGGTCCAGGCTGCGGTCGATCCTGGCCCGGGAGCTCGGGATGTCCGCCTCGGCGGTCGACGTGGAGCGGCCGTTCCCCGAACTGGGCCTCGACTCGATGATGGCGATGGCCGTGCTCAAGGACGCCAAACGGCTGGTCGGCTTCGACGTTTCGGCGACGAAGATGTGGGATCACCCGACCATCGCTGCGATGACCGAATATCTGACGAAACTTATCGTCGCGCAACATGGCTCGAGGCGTGACACGACGGAGCGCGACAACGGGGCCGACACGGACGGCTCGGCGGGCGGCGTGCTGGACGCGCTGTTCGAGAGCGTGGAAAGCGGTATGTGA
- a CDS encoding type I polyketide synthase: MARLSGQGAMALLELDPDGAAEVIAEHPDLTPAVYASPRQTVIAGPPEQVDAVIAAVAARNLLARRIEVDVASHHPIIDPVLPELRSALDDLAPRRPAIPIITTTGETPTFDADHWAANLRNPVRFTQAVAEAGAEHGTFVEVSPHPVLTYAISDTLADVHHHSLGTLARDTHDTLTFHTNLNAAHTVAPPRTDHPGGPAPVLPTTPWHHTRHWVTPTQRPAAGASAPAPGTLLGARTDVAATAASLWQANLAPEVKPYPGCHRLHGVDVVPLSVLLQTLSAAAREAGAAAVSDVRFEHPIVVDRPRAIQVLAADGSVTVSSRAGTDAPWVRHVSGRLAPSAPDGDHGAPAPTGEAETRSITDLFEEWGVEGQPFPWSIDALRPTRDGAVADLVLAGPAEPSVVALLDAAVHAARLVDRDNPRLLVPSGVGSAWLATTPGDRRAVAELRRLPGDAGDVVVDLVVRTPDGKVCADVRALRYTDVESGPAAAAHDSDPASMCHAIDWHPWRAGGDQVRFAPGPLAIVGGDGADTAGLADRLADAGYAPARVTEARYVVYLAGPAADDADVDGATRLTSQVAELVGELAGRGDHEPVTLWILTRGVREADSGEALRHSGLWGMAGVVGAEHPELWGGLVDIAAGADLADCAARLPEVLPHPAKRILALRDGEFLCSTMTPIVGGPVREPLRCQPGAAYLITGGMGALGLLMADWLADRGARRLVLAGRTPLPPRRDWDGIDDPAVQHRITAILALERRGVSVEAVALDVGSPAAVRELLDRRDRDGAPPIRGIIHAAGITENRLLTETAQDTLRRVMWPKIAGAQALHRAFPPGRLDFFFLTASAGTVFGVPGQGAYAAANAYLDCLARSRSRQGCHTVSLDWVAWEGLGFAADAAITVGELERLGSRSLRPAEAFAAWEYVAGRDIAQAVIAPMTSADTDGDSLPAPAAAWSQLSGDDLLRELETALRAVMAHELRLPEAELEPDRPFAELGLNSVMAMSIRREIERVAGMELSATMLWNHPTIASLSAFLAKKIAPQPDSTERTEETAAPADGVLDALFDSVESA, encoded by the coding sequence ATGGCCCGGCTGTCCGGGCAGGGTGCCATGGCGCTGCTCGAGCTGGACCCCGACGGCGCCGCCGAAGTGATCGCCGAGCACCCCGACCTCACGCCGGCGGTGTACGCCTCGCCCCGCCAGACCGTGATCGCCGGCCCGCCCGAACAGGTCGACGCGGTGATCGCCGCGGTCGCCGCGCGGAACCTTTTGGCACGCCGCATCGAGGTGGACGTGGCGTCACACCACCCGATCATCGACCCGGTGCTGCCCGAATTGCGTTCGGCACTAGACGATCTGGCACCGCGCCGGCCCGCCATCCCGATCATCACCACGACGGGCGAGACGCCGACGTTCGACGCCGACCACTGGGCGGCCAACCTGCGCAACCCGGTCCGGTTCACCCAGGCGGTGGCCGAGGCGGGAGCCGAGCACGGCACCTTCGTCGAAGTCAGCCCGCACCCGGTGCTGACCTACGCGATCAGCGACACGCTGGCCGACGTCCATCACCACAGCCTCGGGACCCTGGCCCGCGACACCCACGACACGCTGACCTTCCACACCAACCTCAACGCCGCCCACACCGTCGCACCGCCGCGCACCGACCATCCGGGCGGGCCGGCCCCGGTGCTGCCGACCACACCCTGGCACCACACCCGTCACTGGGTGACCCCGACGCAACGCCCGGCCGCCGGCGCATCCGCGCCGGCGCCCGGCACCCTGCTCGGGGCGCGCACCGACGTCGCCGCGACCGCGGCCTCCCTGTGGCAGGCGAACCTGGCCCCGGAGGTCAAGCCGTACCCGGGCTGTCACCGCCTGCACGGGGTGGACGTGGTCCCGTTGTCGGTTCTGCTGCAGACGCTTTCGGCCGCGGCCCGCGAGGCGGGCGCAGCGGCGGTGTCCGACGTCCGGTTCGAGCATCCCATCGTCGTGGACCGGCCGCGGGCGATCCAGGTGCTCGCCGCCGACGGGTCGGTCACCGTGTCGTCGCGTGCGGGGACCGACGCGCCCTGGGTCCGGCACGTCAGCGGGCGGCTGGCGCCGTCCGCGCCGGACGGCGACCACGGCGCCCCCGCCCCCACCGGCGAGGCCGAAACACGCTCGATCACCGACCTCTTCGAGGAGTGGGGCGTCGAGGGGCAGCCGTTTCCCTGGTCGATTGACGCGTTGCGGCCCACCCGCGACGGCGCCGTCGCCGACCTCGTCCTGGCCGGGCCGGCCGAACCGTCGGTGGTGGCGCTGCTGGACGCCGCCGTGCACGCCGCGCGCCTGGTGGATCGCGACAACCCGCGGCTCCTGGTGCCCTCCGGGGTCGGCAGCGCCTGGCTGGCAACCACTCCCGGGGACCGGCGGGCCGTGGCCGAGCTGCGCCGGCTGCCCGGTGACGCCGGCGACGTCGTCGTCGACCTCGTCGTCAGGACACCCGACGGCAAAGTCTGCGCGGACGTCCGCGCGTTGCGGTACACCGATGTGGAGTCCGGTCCCGCGGCCGCCGCCCACGACAGCGACCCCGCCTCGATGTGCCATGCGATCGATTGGCACCCCTGGCGCGCCGGCGGGGACCAGGTGCGCTTCGCGCCCGGGCCGCTCGCCATCGTCGGCGGTGACGGTGCTGACACCGCGGGGCTGGCCGACCGGCTCGCCGACGCCGGGTACGCCCCGGCCCGGGTCACCGAGGCCCGCTACGTCGTCTACCTGGCCGGCCCGGCGGCCGACGATGCCGACGTCGACGGCGCGACGCGACTCACCTCTCAGGTGGCCGAGCTCGTCGGAGAGCTGGCCGGCCGCGGCGACCACGAACCGGTGACGCTGTGGATCCTCACCCGCGGCGTCCGCGAGGCCGACTCCGGCGAGGCGCTGCGCCACAGCGGCCTGTGGGGGATGGCCGGGGTCGTCGGGGCCGAGCATCCCGAACTGTGGGGTGGGCTGGTCGACATCGCGGCCGGCGCCGACCTCGCCGACTGCGCGGCACGGCTGCCGGAGGTGCTGCCCCATCCGGCCAAGCGGATTCTGGCGCTGCGGGATGGCGAATTCCTCTGTTCCACAATGACTCCCATCGTGGGTGGGCCGGTGCGCGAACCGCTGCGTTGTCAGCCCGGCGCGGCCTACCTGATCACCGGCGGCATGGGTGCGCTCGGCCTGCTGATGGCCGATTGGCTCGCGGACCGCGGCGCGCGTCGCCTGGTGCTGGCGGGCCGCACCCCACTGCCACCCAGGCGTGACTGGGACGGCATCGACGACCCCGCCGTGCAACACAGGATCACCGCGATCCTGGCCCTGGAGCGCCGCGGCGTCTCCGTCGAGGCCGTCGCGCTCGACGTTGGCTCCCCGGCGGCGGTCCGGGAGTTGCTGGACAGGCGTGACCGGGACGGGGCGCCCCCGATCCGAGGCATCATCCACGCCGCGGGCATCACCGAGAACAGGCTGCTGACCGAGACGGCGCAGGACACGCTGCGGCGCGTCATGTGGCCCAAGATCGCCGGCGCGCAGGCGCTGCATCGGGCCTTCCCGCCGGGACGGCTCGACTTCTTCTTCCTGACCGCCTCGGCGGGAACGGTTTTCGGCGTCCCGGGGCAGGGCGCGTACGCTGCGGCCAACGCCTACCTGGATTGCCTGGCGCGCAGCCGGAGTCGGCAGGGATGCCACACCGTCAGCCTGGACTGGGTGGCCTGGGAGGGTCTCGGCTTCGCCGCCGATGCGGCGATCACCGTCGGCGAGCTCGAACGGTTGGGCTCACGATCGCTGCGTCCTGCCGAGGCCTTCGCCGCGTGGGAATACGTCGCGGGCCGCGACATCGCGCAGGCGGTGATCGCGCCGATGACGTCGGCCGATACCGACGGTGACTCCCTGCCCGCGCCGGCCGCGGCATGGTCGCAGCTGAGCGGCGACGACCTGCTGCGAGAACTCGAGACCGCACTGCGCGCGGTCATGGCCCACGAGCTTCGGCTCCCGGAGGCCGAACTCGAACCGGACCGGCCGTTCGCGGAACTGGGGCTCAACTCGGTGATGGCGATGTCGATCCGGCGCGAGATCGAGCGGGTGGCGGGTATGGAACTTTCGGCGACCATGCTGTGGAACCATCCGACGATCGCGTCGCTCTCTGCTTTCCTCGCCAAAAAGATCGCACCGCAACCTGATTCGACGGAAAGAACGGAGGAGACGGCCGCACCGGCCGACGGCGTGCTTGATGCGCTGTTCGACAGTGTGGAGTCCGCGTGA
- a CDS encoding AMP-binding protein, translating to MGYTCIPDALRDQARQQPDVPAYTFVDYDIDPAGQTQTLTWRQVHERAQIVAAELASCGSPGDRAAILAPQGLEYVIAVLGAMEAGFIAVPLSVPMLGAHDERVSSALKDSAPSAILTTSVAAADVDACVQALPGPPPAVIEIDALDLYGAPAGRPGGTQQTKSALLQYTSGSTRAPAGVEVTHKNVMANLEQIMSDYFEDQGGIPPRDATLVSWLPFYHDMGLMFGIFIPVRFGLHAVLTSPIAFLQKPARWIKLVAGAGKAVTPAPNFAYELAARRTSDDDMAGLDLGDVHTFISGAERVNPATVTRFLERFAQFNLPATGLRAAYGLAEATVYVTTSNPGRPAPIIRLDYEKLSAGYAKRCGVEEAGSELVSHGTPRACTVRIVDPETCTENPAGKVGEIWVHGDNVANGYWRNPQLSEPTFGARLVNASPGTPEDRWLRSGDLGVIFEGELFIIGRIKDVLIVDGRNHYPDDIEASVQEITRSRVAAIAIADERSEQLVVIIEHKARGGSPEAERGRVRDVKREVTSTISKVHGLQVSDLMLVAPGSIPITTSGKVRRSACVQNYRQGAFPRLDGDA from the coding sequence TTGGGCTATACATGCATTCCCGACGCGCTGCGTGACCAGGCGCGGCAGCAGCCGGATGTGCCGGCCTACACGTTCGTCGACTACGACATCGACCCGGCCGGGCAGACCCAGACGCTGACGTGGCGTCAGGTGCACGAGCGCGCGCAGATCGTCGCCGCGGAACTCGCATCCTGCGGCTCGCCCGGTGACCGTGCCGCGATCCTCGCCCCGCAGGGCCTGGAGTACGTGATTGCGGTCCTCGGCGCTATGGAGGCCGGTTTCATCGCCGTCCCCCTGTCGGTGCCGATGCTGGGCGCGCACGACGAGCGGGTTTCCAGCGCGCTGAAAGACAGTGCGCCGTCGGCGATCCTGACCACCTCGGTGGCCGCCGCCGACGTCGACGCCTGCGTCCAGGCGCTCCCCGGCCCGCCCCCGGCGGTGATCGAGATCGACGCGCTCGACCTCTACGGCGCGCCGGCCGGCCGGCCCGGTGGTACGCAGCAGACCAAATCTGCTCTGCTGCAATACACCTCGGGTTCGACACGGGCGCCGGCCGGCGTCGAGGTGACGCACAAGAACGTCATGGCGAACCTCGAGCAGATCATGTCCGACTACTTCGAGGACCAGGGCGGCATTCCGCCGCGCGACGCCACGCTGGTGTCTTGGCTGCCGTTCTACCATGACATGGGCCTGATGTTCGGCATCTTCATCCCGGTCAGGTTCGGATTGCACGCGGTGTTGACAAGCCCCATCGCCTTTCTGCAGAAGCCAGCCCGGTGGATCAAGCTGGTGGCCGGCGCCGGGAAGGCGGTCACGCCCGCCCCCAACTTCGCCTACGAGCTCGCGGCGCGGCGCACGTCCGACGACGACATGGCGGGCCTGGACCTGGGCGACGTGCACACCTTCATCAGCGGCGCCGAACGGGTCAACCCCGCGACGGTCACCCGCTTCCTCGAGCGCTTCGCCCAGTTCAACCTTCCCGCAACGGGTTTGCGGGCGGCCTACGGGCTGGCCGAGGCGACCGTGTACGTGACGACGTCGAACCCGGGCCGACCCGCGCCGATCATCCGCCTGGACTACGAGAAGCTCTCGGCCGGCTACGCAAAGCGTTGCGGGGTCGAGGAAGCCGGTTCCGAGCTGGTCAGCCACGGCACCCCGCGCGCGTGCACCGTGCGCATCGTCGATCCCGAGACGTGCACCGAGAACCCGGCCGGCAAGGTGGGCGAGATCTGGGTGCACGGCGACAACGTCGCCAACGGCTACTGGCGCAACCCGCAGCTGTCGGAGCCGACCTTCGGCGCCCGGCTCGTCAACGCCTCGCCCGGCACGCCCGAGGACCGCTGGCTGCGCAGCGGAGACCTGGGCGTCATCTTCGAGGGCGAGCTGTTCATTATCGGCCGCATCAAGGACGTCCTGATCGTCGACGGTCGCAACCACTACCCGGACGACATCGAGGCGAGCGTGCAGGAGATCACCCGCAGCCGCGTCGCGGCGATCGCCATCGCGGACGAGCGCAGCGAGCAGCTGGTCGTGATCATCGAGCACAAGGCGCGGGGCGGGTCGCCCGAGGCGGAGCGGGGCAGGGTGCGCGACGTCAAACGCGAAGTCACGTCGACGATCTCGAAGGTGCACGGCCTGCAGGTGAGCGACCTGATGCTGGTCGCGCCAGGCTCCATCCCGATCACCACCAGCGGCAAGGTCCGCCGTTCGGCGTGCGTCCAGAATTACCGGCAGGGTGCGTTCCCTCGCCTGGACGGGGACGCATGA
- a CDS encoding class I SAM-dependent methyltransferase, producing MTTTTDRGASAESIQHHYDVSDAFYSLWLDESMTYSCGLWQTNDDSLSAAQTRKIDYLASLAGARGRKRVLDIGCGWGSAMQRLVAAHEVEHVTGLTLSEAQARHIEELDDSRLQVRVQDWADFVPDEPYDALISVGAMEHFVKFGWERSRKVAAYRAFFEKCHEALKPGAGMALQTIGKGSVALDEQGLKDTLFIVQHIFPESDLPRLAEIVHASEKLFEVRSVVNHREHYARTCAAWLDRLQANMDEAVEITGREKAEAYETYLKACVRQFEQGHANLYRLSLRRV from the coding sequence ATGACGACGACAACCGACCGGGGGGCATCCGCCGAATCAATCCAGCACCACTATGACGTCAGCGACGCGTTCTACTCGCTGTGGCTGGACGAGTCCATGACGTACTCGTGCGGCTTGTGGCAGACCAACGACGACTCCCTGTCGGCGGCGCAGACCCGCAAGATCGACTACCTGGCGTCGCTGGCCGGTGCCCGTGGGCGCAAACGCGTGCTGGACATCGGGTGTGGCTGGGGCTCGGCCATGCAACGCCTGGTCGCCGCGCACGAGGTGGAACACGTCACGGGCCTGACCCTGAGCGAGGCGCAGGCCCGCCACATCGAGGAACTCGACGACTCGCGCCTGCAGGTGCGGGTGCAGGACTGGGCCGACTTCGTTCCCGATGAGCCCTACGACGCGCTGATCAGCGTCGGCGCCATGGAACACTTCGTCAAGTTCGGGTGGGAGCGGTCGCGCAAGGTCGCCGCCTACCGGGCGTTCTTCGAGAAATGCCACGAGGCGCTCAAGCCCGGGGCGGGCATGGCGTTGCAGACCATCGGCAAGGGCAGCGTCGCGCTCGACGAGCAGGGGCTGAAAGACACCCTGTTCATCGTGCAGCACATCTTCCCGGAGTCGGACCTGCCCAGGCTCGCCGAAATCGTGCACGCCTCCGAGAAGCTCTTCGAGGTCAGGTCGGTGGTCAACCATCGCGAACACTACGCGCGCACGTGCGCGGCCTGGCTCGACAGACTCCAGGCGAACATGGACGAGGCGGTCGAGATCACCGGCCGCGAGAAGGCGGAGGCGTACGAGACCTACCTCAAGGCATGTGTTCGGCAATTCGAGCAGGGCCACGCCAACCTTTACCGTCTCTCTCTCCGAAGGGTGTGA